In Hyla sarda isolate aHylSar1 chromosome 12, aHylSar1.hap1, whole genome shotgun sequence, a genomic segment contains:
- the LOC130296902 gene encoding trichohyalin-like gives MNTERLYRDYRETLQRIQRDFTETTERLYREYRETLQRIQRLYRDYRETLQRIQRDFTENTERLYREYRETLQRIQKDFTENTERLYRDYRETLQRIQRDFTETTERLYREYRETLQRLQRIQRDFTETTERLYREYRETLQRLQRDFTENTERLYRDYRETLQRLQRDFTETTERLYREYRETLQRLQRDFTETTERLYREYRETLQRIQRDFTENTERLYREYRETLQRIQRDFTENTERLYREYRETLQRIQRVFTENTERLYREYRETLQRDFTENTERLYREYRETLQRDFTENTERLYREYRETLQRDFTENTERLYREYRDFTENTERLYREYRETLQRIQRDFTENTETLQRIQKDFTENTERLYREYRETLQRIQRDFTENTERLYREYRETLQRIQRDFTENTERLYRDYRETLQTTERLYREYRETLQRIQRDFTENTERLYREYRETLQRIQRDFTERLYREYRETLQRIQRDFTETTERLYREYRETLQRLQKDFTENTERLYREYRETLQRIQKDFTENTERLYREYRETLQRIQRDFTENTERLYREYRETLQTTERLYREYRETLQRIQRDFTENTERLYREYRDFTETTERLYREYRETLQRIQRLYREYRETLQRIQRDFTENTERLYREYRETLQTTERLYREYRETLQRIQRDFTENTERLYREYRETLQTTERLYRLQRDFTENTERLYREYRETLQRIQRDFTETTERLYRDYRETLQRIQRLYREYRETLQRIQKDFSVSFFYKCAEN, from the coding sequence atgaatacagaGAGACTTTACAGAGACTACAGAGAGACTTTACAGAGAATACAGAGAGACTTTACAGAGACTACAGAGAGACTTTACAGAGAATACAGAGAGACTTTACAGAGAATACAGAGACTGTACAGAGACTACAGAGAGACTTTACAGAGAATACAGAGAGACTTTACAGAGAATACAGAGAGACTTTACAGAGAATACAGAGAGACTTTACAGAGAATACAGAAAGACTTTACAGAGAATACAGAGAGACTTTACAGAGACTACAGAGAGACTTTACAGAGAATACAGAGAGACTTTACAGAGACTACAGAGAGACTTTACAGAGAATACAGAGAGACTTTACAGAGACTACAGAGAATACAGAGAGACTTTACAGAGACTACAGAGAGACTTTACAGAGAATACAGAGAGACTTTACAGAGACTACAGAGAGACTTTACAGAGAATACAGAGAGACTTTACAGAGACTACAGAGAGACTTTACAGAGACTACAGAGAGACTTTACAGAGACTACAGAGAGACTTTACAGAGAATACAGAGAGACTTTACAGAGACTACAGAGAGACTTTACAGAGACTACAGAGAGACTTTACAGAGAATACAGAGAGACTTTACAGAGAATACAGAGAGACTTTACAGAGAATACAGAGAGACTTTACAGAGAATACAGAGAGACTTTACAGAGAATACAGAGAGACTTTACAGAGAATACAGAGAGACTTTACAGAGAATACAGAGAGACTTTACAGAGAATACAGAGAGTCTTTACAGAGAATACAGAGAGACTTTACAGAGAATACAGAGAGACTTTACAGAGAGACTTTACAGAGAATACAGAGAGACTTTACAGAGAATACAGAGAGACTTTACAGAGAGACTTTACAGAGAATACAGAGAGACTTTACAGAGAATACAGAGAGACTTTACAGAGAGACTTTACAGAGAATACAGAGAGACTTTACAGAGAATACAGAGACTTTACAGAGAATACAGAGAGACTTTACAGAGAATACAGAGAGACTTTACAGAGAATACAGAGAGACTTTACAGAGAATACAGAGACTTTACAGAGAATACAGAAAGACTTTACAGAGAATACAGAAAGACTTTACAGAGAATACAGAGAGACTTTACAGAGAATACAGAGAGACTTTACAGAGAATACAGAGAGACTTTACAGAGAATACAGAGAGACTTTACAGAGAATACAGAGAGACTTTACAGAGAATACAGAGAGACTTTACAGAGACTACAGAGAGACTTTACAGACTACAGAGAGACTTTACAGAGAATACAGAGAGACTTTACAGAGAATACAGAGAGACTTTACAGAGAATACAGAGAGACTTTACAGAGAATACAGAGAGACTTTACAGAGAATACAGAGAGACTTTACAGAGAGACTTTACAGAGAATACAGAGAGACTTTACAGAGAATACAGAGAGACTTTACAGAGACTACAGAGAGACTTTACAGAGAATACAGAGAGACTTTACAGAGACTACAGAAAGACTTTACAGAGAATACAGAGAGACTTTACAGAGAATACAGAGAGACTTTACAGAGAATACAGAAAGACTTTACAGAGAATACAGAGAGACTTTACAGAGAATACAGAGAGACTTTACAGAGAATACAGAGAGACTTTACAGAGAATACAGAGAGACTTTACAGAGAATACAGAGAGACTTTACAGACTACAGAGAGACTTTACAGAGAATACAGAGAGACTTTACAGAGAATACAGAGAGACTTTACAGAGAATACAGAGAGACTTTACAGAGAATACAGAGACTTTACAGAGACTACAGAGAGACTTTACAGAGAATACAGAGAGACTTTACAGAGAATACAGAGACTTTACAGAGAATACAGAGAGACTTTACAGAGAATACAGAGAGACTTTACAGAGAATACAGAGAGACTTTACAGAGAATACAGAGAGACTTTACAGACTACAGAGAGACTTTACAGAGAATACAGAGAGACTTTACAGAGAATACAGAGAGACTTTACAGAGAATACAGAGAGACTTTACAGAGAATACAGAGAGACTTTACAGACTACAGAGAGACTTTACAGACTACAGAGAGACTTTACAGAGAATACAGAGAGACTTTACAGAGAATACAGAGAGACTTTACAGAGAATACAGAGAGACTTTACAGAGACTACAGAGAGACTTTACAGAGACTACAGAGAGACTTTACAGAGAATACAGAGACTTTACAGAGAATACAGAGAGACTTTACAGAGAATACAGAAAGACTTTagtgtttcatttttttataaatgtgcagAGAATTAA